CCACGTCattaatgtattattattataaaagtgaAATTGAATGCTGCTTCTTCGCAGATCCCGAGGATTGTGTTGCCAGGTAGGAGAGGTTTTTAATCAAATACTCCAACTTCGGTTGTTAACTACGAAAATGCCATTTTTAATGGAAAGCGTGTCAGACAGCCCCTTGCTTTTGTCCATTTCACCCCTCGATTCACGACTATGACCTCCATACGTTCCTCTTTTTGGCTTTCCCTACTCGAATCCTCGTTTTTTAGCATTTCCAAACTAGAAGAATATATACCTTTTTTACACAATAAAATCATGTAATATTAACCATTTTAAATGAACAACATAAATTTTGTACACATCCACAACCATCTTATTAATTGGTAACTTAAATAACCCTCCTCCAACCTCCATGTACTTCAATCCAactgcaaaatttaaaatgtttttctcaAAGTTCTGCTCAAGGTCAATGAGTACATATGATCATGGTTGTTTCGAGAGTCTTAACACTGCTGTTTCTAGGAATGAAATTTAGATCAGCATGCTGATGAACACAACTTAGATAGTAGTCATGAAAccctcatttttatttctcatttctgcctttttttttttcttcttaagaTAAGAGACCATAAATAAATCAACACACAATGTTAAAATTCTAAGGTTAATTATGTGAATTAAGAGTTATAATGTAAAAACCCACGGAGTATGGAATACATTTTACCGATTAAATGAAATTACTTACGCAAAGTTTGATTAATGGAATAATTACTTGAATATATTCCTCCAAAAGTTGATTAGCAcgataattataaaaatttgaggATAATAGAAAATTCTTCAAACCTAATACCTCCCCGACGTACAAGCTGGGCCACTGATTAGAgtcaaattcaataattaattgaaaccACATAAGCTTTAAACTTTGAAGtcttccttttcaaaatcttttattcaAGACCACGAACCCCAAGTCATCTTAATTAcctaaataattcaattaaactaaTCTATAGTTGTATTATTTTGAACAATCCCCCTCACTTTCAATTTGgggtatttttaattaaataaaaacagcGTTGTTTTTTTGGAGGTTAGTTGAAATTGTAGGTacattttcttccaaattgaTAGTACAAAAGtgagaaattataataactttatGAAATCAGTGGGCGTTTGAATTCTAATCTCTGACCAAACAGcttctctttttcaatattttcttcccATTCTATCTTTTCCCCTCTCATTTTGatcaatttcttccttttgaccaaagttttgttttatttttcaattcaataatatatactataacTTTTACAATtggaaataaacaaaacaaacatttaattGACTGAtcaatttgttgtattttcatcatttaaatCCCAAGTCAACataatctttaattttgttttaacgTTATTGTTTGGTTTATGGACTAtcttgaaatataataaagaaatttatgaGAACTAGTTATATACTGACGATCATGTGATGTATTGTATTTGTCATGGATTATTTTGATCAGAAGAGAACAAACAATAATGAGGAAAAACTGGgtcaagaaaggaagaaagttGAGCATTGGGTCTTGGGTTGGCCTCGTTTCGAAGTATTGAGACTGAAACCCCGGTCCATTTTATGAGAGGTGTCATTACATCCTTAATTCGATTCAATAAATTCACGAAATATGTTCGGTGTAACTTATTTATGGAGCTAAtcttgaaaagaattaaaagacaAAGATACTTTAAGCTTATTATAACTCATTGAGTGATAATTTTAATCTCGtcctaaaatttgaaaattttgtatgaatgtcTGATTTTCTCACTTAAACATCAAAGAGAGTGTATAACGAACACTACATTGCTgtacatattttctttttaattgacGGATCacatttatcttttcttcaaacaatTAATTCTCGTTTGATATTACATCAAATTTAAGTTACATTATTCACCTCTATgcaaaaacataataaatcaaacaaactccCGACATTACTGTGCTTCAATTTTTAATCTACTATGACTTTTAAATGGACGATAATGATTACACTACTACATAGTAATAAGAAAACCcatatgaattttgaaaaagaaatgtttgaaatGGACTGTATCGAATTCACATTCTTATTCCCACCATGCAAAATTTGTAGCCTTAGTGAAgtcattattaatatatacatacaaataCGTGGGGCTATTTTAACCTATTATAATTTCTTATCTCAAAAAGAACAATTTCGttttatgtataattttaaCAAGGTTTGAGTGaaattatatacaaattaatttgtgaaagaaaatatcatgaactttttgtttctctcaaTAATTACTTATTGTTGTCTTGTACAAATTTCTTACCTACACAAAACGTTATAtgcatgaaaattttgagaaccgtaattattttatactttgtaatgtcattatttttctttttaatttgtgaatACACTATGAAAATCATAAGGTCAAGattatgattatagttttttttttttttattaaagatattaaatgatttaatttggTGGGTTGGTCTGAATGAATTGGCACATGCCCACAATTAGCCTTGaccaaaataattgaaaatttattccTTTGcttgaaaacaatatacataaatttgaCCAATTTCACAAATCATTTTCAAGATGGGacacaaataataatacacaTTCTTCACGAGGATGACAATTGGCAGCTGTTATTTACAAGAAAACTTTCTTCATGTTATTATCATCCgtttattttatgtatacaTTTTTGCAAGAGAGAAATTTCTATgttatacaaaagaaaaaaaaatagagtttgGTATTGTTATCTTTtagttgtgttttttaaaCCATGCACGTAAGtcaaatttacaaaacaatttaattataaattcaagaTAAATCAAAATGTAATTAAGTCAATCAATAATTCAACTACCTTTTCCAAATGAAACTTAGTTGAATTAGTGTATCAATTAAAAACAAGTAGCCTAAGTTTAACAACGGTTCTAGTCAACTACAATttgataatttagattttatcttttaatatatCAACTTTGAAgcttaattacaaaaagaaaaatataaagaaattagaaatgtatagataaaaataaaataagaagaaaccaCGTGGACGAGCAGATGAGGTAGTTGGAATTTTATTATCCTAGtcggaaaataaataataatatagtaaTTATGGGATTTTTATTGGcgtaatttgttatttaaaaaaggaatTGAGATGTAATAGATTACGTTAGCGAAGAGGTATGTGAGGAAGAGGGGCATAGATTCCTCCAAAAGcaacaaagagaaaatgaaattcttgGGGGCTAAACcgtccaaaaagaaaaatacttcaaaGGGTATTTTCGTTAATATATTACCATCCTAGGGgcaattctttcttttcaaccttTATGAACCGCCATATAAAGGCGTATGCCACTCGACGGGGCTTCTTTATTTGTCATCGCCTTCACCAGATACTGCTTTACATTTCCTTTACCGTGACTTGTGCAACAAGCGTTTCAGTGTTTAACCCCCGCTTCCATCGAAGGTATACaatcgttttctttttcttcgtTTTTTCCGTTGATTCTCTGTTTAATTGGCGGTCCGGCGGGGAGATTCTGGCCGTCACCATcactctcttctttttatttgtttttttattttatttttttatttatagttaTGGATAACTGTTTGTGAGTTTGACTTCTAATTTGGTGTTCGGTGAGTTTCTTTGGTTTCTCCAATTCTTCTTTGCTCTGTGTTCCAAATTTGACCAGCTGTTCTTTGGATTTCTAACTTTACTGCTCCGCGCTTTGGTTGATTTCTCGCGTTCACTGAAAAACTCGTGATgcattcctcttcttctttctctgactcgttgattgttttttatttttattgaacgTGCTGCCTTTCAGGTAGGTACTAATTGACCAGGGACTTGGCTTTTTTGAGTTTCTGAATCGAAACTCGCAAAACTAGTTTTTGTGCCATCTGCTAATGTACTTGATTTGCTCAAACGGCGtgattttttagatttatgtCCCTTGTTAGCTTTTTATCGAGTTGTGGCTATTTTATGGAGTATTCGTGTTGTCTTTTCTGGTAATTAGTTGTGTATTATGTGAAGAAATGGTGTTTCGAGTGAAAAATTTTGTGCTGATTTATCCAACCGTGATTTCTGGTGGTGATTGAAACGGAAGAgatcttttatctttctaGTGAGCATATTGCCTTTTATTTCGTAATTTTTAAGGGGATACGGaaaacttcttcattttttaaaaaaaattataggcCGAAGATGTTGAAACGTTGTATTTTGACTCAATTCGTAGAAAGTTTCTTCTGAGAATTTGGGTTTTTTACCCTGTATTTGTGTTCATGCATGTTTGATGTGATAGTGTAGGATCTAATTTGTGGTTTCAATTTTGGACTCCGGCGCTTACTTGTATTGTTTGgttcaacaattttaattctgtggtattgatttttgttctgTTATCTGCAGATTTTGGGGATTCTTCGATATTCCAGTTTTTACCGGTAAAGAAGGCAACTGCCTTAACTACTGCAGAGCATATAAGAATTTTGAGTCCTAAAATGTCTGCCTAGGAGTTGTTACTAGACTCCACTGAGCCCAAGTCCTGGAAACGCTTCTAATACCAACTGCTAGCGGTGAATATATTCTTGCTTTGGGCTCATTTCTGATTTCTTAATGCAAGCATCTCAGAATCGGCAGGCTTCATCTATGATCCATGAGATGGATCCGTACTATTTATCTGGTTTTCACGTATTGGGAAACCACGTCTCTCCTGACGCAAGCAGCCAGGGAAACAGTGTTAACTTCTCTTCCTATAAGGATCAGTTCTTTACTCTGGAATCATTCCCGGCTACTGCTGATCTGAGTGGCTCTAATTCTCCTTCTACTGGGAGTGTTCTGTCGTCTAGGAGCCCCTTCTCACCTCAGGGTTCTCAATCATGCTCATCAGATCAACACCATTCCTTTGAGAACACATGTGGATCACCAATGAGTGGATGCTCTGTAACTGATGAAGACAACGACATAAAGCACAAGCTTAAAGAATTAGAAATTTCTTTGCTGGGGCCTGAATCCGATATTGTGGATAGCTGCTACTGTTCTTTCAGGGGTGGGGCGCATCGAGATGCTTCAGTGGCAAGGCGGAACTGGAATCAAGTGGTTGAAATGATTCCTAAACTAAATCTTCAGGACACGCTTATCCATTGTGCCCAAGCAATTCATGATTCCGATCTAAATGTGGCAACACTTTTTATGGATGTTTTAGGGCAGATGGTTTCCGTCTCTGGCGACCCATCCCAGAGATTGGGAGCTTACTTGTTGGAAGGGCTTAGAGCAAGGTTGGAACGATCTGGGAGTGCAATATACAAATCCCTAAAGTGCAAAGAGCCAACAAGCTCTGAACTAATGTCATATATGTCTATTCTATTCCAGATCTGCCCGTACTTCAAATTTGGTTACACATCTGCTAATGCTGTAATTAGGGAGGCCATGGTCAATGAACCCATAATCCACATCATTGATTTTCAGATTGCTCAGGGTAGTCAGTATATATCTCTCATCCAGGATCTTGCCAATCGGCCCGGCGGACCCCCAGCTCTTCTTCGCATTACAGGTGTGGATGATTCCCAATCAGCTCATGCTCGAGGAGGGGGACTACAAATTGTGGGACAGAACTTAGCTCAGCTGGCTCAATCAAAAGGAATTCCCTTCCAATTTCATGCTGCTGCAATGTCCGGTTGTGACGTTGAACACAGTAATCTTATAATACAACCAGGAGAAGCATTGGCTGTAAATTTTCCATACACCTTACACCACATGCCAGATGAGAGCGTGAGCACACAGAATCATCGAGACCGGCTTCTTAGGCTGGTTAAAAGTCTCTCACCGAAAGTAGTAACCATTATTGAGCAGGAATCCAACACCAACACATCCCCATTCCTTCTTCGCTTCATAGAGACACTAGATTATTACACTGCTATGTTCGAGTCAATAGATGTAGCTCGTTCAAGAGATGACAAGCAGAGAATCAGGGCAGAGCAACACTGTGTGGCCCGAGACATAGTGAACATGGTAGCTTGTGAAGGGTTCGAAAGGGTAGAACGTCATGAACTCCTTGGCAAATGGAGGATGAGAATGAGAATGGCTGGTTTCACTCCATATACAATGAGCCCATCCGTTACTGGAGCTGTTAGAAATATGTTGAGAGATTTCAATGAGAACTACAGACTCCAAGAAGTTGATGGAGCTATCTACCTTGGATGGAAAAACAGAGCAATGGCAACCGCATCTGCATGGAGATGAAAGCTTTTAAAAGTCTGAATCCAATTGCGTAATTAGATCATGTAAAATTTTGCTCTCGAGCTTTCCTTTACAAGTAATTTTTAAGAGCCATGGAGCGATGGTAACCCATACAGATTTATAGAATGTGAGGTTAAAAAAAGCTCTTACTGTTCGTAGGAAGGATCCCAAATGTTGAAACCTGCTGTAAATTTTCTAACTTTGGCTAAAGAATTTTGTCCTCGTGTTAAAACACTATAGTTTATAAAGATAAATCGCATTATAGTATCTTATTACATTAATCACTCTATTTAATACCAGAAAGATGTGGTGCGTTTTGTTCGGATGTTCTAAGAATCTCTCTCCCTTAGTCTAATTTTGCACAAATGATTAAACGTTCGTACGATAAATTTAACTGATGTTTAGGTGTCAGAGAGCTGAAGGGTTAGATCTTTGCCGTAAATTTGTCTCTGACAGCTCTATCATTTCCATTTGTGTAAGGGAAAAAAAgcctcttcctcctcttcctcctcttccaATTATCCTAAAATCAGGTACAATCAAAATGCTggttctttaaattttctgATTAAGATCATGTTTCAGGTGTGTTAATTCTGTTTATTGTTCGTTTCATAAGgaatttcattaatttcaatgGAAGGATGGGCAATGCAGAGGGAGAAAGAGCGAGAACGACGACGTATAAGGGACAGAGAAAGAAGATCGTCAATGAGCATTGAACAGAGAGAGAGGCATCTCGCAAGACGTCGTCGAAACTACCAAATACGAAGATTGAAATATCGAAATGGGAAAACCACAAATCCAAGCTTTTCTGGAACAAATTCATTTAAGGCGGTCTCAGAAACTTCCATTGCAGAGCTTGATCTGCAACAAAATGGGCTTATGCTCGTCGGTTTCAATCACGAACAAGAATCCTTAAATCCAGATTCCATAACGTCTTCCAGTAAGATCTGTTTTTTGAAGATACCAATATGGTGAGATGATTTTCTCTTGAGTTAATTTTCTTTCGGAATTTAATGAATAGGTTCTGAAATATTGGACCCAAGAGCTGAAATTCTCCAAGGGAGGGTACGTTTGAGTCATATTCGACGACTTGCACGTTCAATTGGGATTCACCAAATGTTTTCACAAGTAGAATCAACTTCCAATTGTAAGTCTGAGGATTCTAGCTTGGAATACGATCTTAATAGATCATCAAGATCGTTAAGGCGTGTCAAGCGTCTAGCGAGAATGATGAATTCATCTCTGAAACCATCTGCTGATGAATCTTCACAACATAAAACCACCATTGCAGGTTGTGCAAATTACTGAGCTTTATCCTCTCTTTTCAAACTTAGTTATGTGTTGGATTTACCTGTCTTGATGGATTAAATTGCAGGATAAAAAAAGGCCATgggttttgtttataaaaaaccAATTGGTAAGGTGATAAGTAATTCATACAAGGTATCTTCGTCATTTGGGATTTCCAACAACAATCAAATCGTTGGTCTCCATTAATGAAATGTGATTCTAACGGGGATTTCACATCAGTTTGGTTGAATCTTTCTTATTAAAGGAAAGACAAGGGTACAAACATGCccaaaaatggaagaaacaGAGGATGGCGGATCCGCTGGCTTGGCCTTTACAGGCGAGAGAGAAATTCAGAGTCTTCCAGCAAAAGAACAGAGAAGGAGGAGGATATTGTAACTTGTAAGATCATATACGTTGCACCATTGGTTGTGCAATTTTACTTACATGGAGGATTGAGGACATCACGAGTGAAAATTTGGAGGGTAGCAGGGATGGGGTTTAATATGCTTGTTTGAGCAGTTTACGTTGTTCTTGAaggaattaaaattcaaaattctgggtttcttcttctttcctttttggaACATTTATAGTTGGGGTTTGGTTTCGTATGATTGGAGAATGAGAAATTGAGACATcagtattaaattttgatctCTCATATGGTTTTAAAATCGACTCTATTGCTACATCAACCACAAAAGCAAAGAACCCTACACGAGGAGTCCTCTCCTCTTTcacttctcatttttctccattttttttatagaagaAGATACGCCCAACTCAAGTAACACATTTGTTGAGAAAGAAATATGGAATTAATCGATTGTGAACCAATTCAAAAGTGGATAGAAAAAAACGTGACCCATCTAATCGTCCCTCAAAAGAAAACGTATTTAGTATATTCGTTAGCTAAGTGacaataaaactatttataatataaagtaacAATCAAGTTTTATAGAAGTTTAGccttagggtttagggttaaactgtttttgaagtgttaatcagaaagaaagaaagaatctTGAACTGCCCCTGGTCGTTGGTGTCGCGAATGGCCTTCCATTTTGGAGCTTCCTTTATACGAACCTAAAACCTTCACCACTCAGCCGCTACACCTTCTCCTAATTCCCTTAAACCCCAACTTATCATTCCCTTCAATTCTCCATCCATCTCAATCCTTAATCCCTTCTCTTTCAACCACATGCTCAAATGTGCCTCTCCACTCACTCGCTCTTCTTTCTCCGCCGTGATTCATCTCATTTCCACGTCCATCGTACCCACTCAACTCCCCACTGTTCATCTCCCCCGCCGCCACAAATCTGAATTCGCCTCTCCCAGgttcctctttttcttcttcatttcttaatTCAATGTTTAATCTTATATGCTCCCCGGCACAGTTCGTCTCTTTTACATTTCATAATTTCCTGCTTCGTACCGATATCCACATTTAATTTATCTGGCAATGCttccttttcaatttaaggttttgcatttttcttgGTAATACTCTGCTTTGTTGTATAAAGAGTcctcttttatttctctttaatttgaCGAACTTAAGTACTATCTCTTAGAAATTCCCAGCTTTCAGGTCAAGCCACACCACAAAGATACCTCATCCTGGGATAAAACGCTTAGGGGGCTATGTTTAACTGGGAAATTGGCGGAAGCTGTTGCACTTTTGTGCTGTATGGCCTTGCAATTTCACTCCAAAACTTACTGTCTTCTGCTACAAGAATGCATTTTCAGGAAAGAGTatatgaaaggaaaaagaatccATGCCCAAATGGTTGTTGTTGGATATGTACCCAATGAATATCTCAACACCAAACTATTGATTTTATATGCCAAATCAGGTGACTTAGAGACTGCATACGTCCTTCATGAACATTTGTTGGAGAAAAGCCTGGTTTCATGGAATTCATTGATTGCCGGGTATGTACAGAAGGGGCTTGCTGAAGTTGGATTGgagttttatttaaagatgAGACAAAGCGGTTTAATGCCTGATCAGTATACTTTTGCATCAGTTTTAAGAGCTTGTGCTAGTTTAGCTTCTCTGGAACACGGAAAGAGAGCACATGGAGTTTTGATTAAATGTCAAATTGGTGATAATGTTGTTGTGTCTAGTGCACTTGTAGATATGTACTTCAAATGCAGTAGCTTATCTGACGGGCATAAAGCATTTAACAAATCTTCAAATAGGAATGTAATCACTTGGACTGCTTTGATATCTGGGTATGGACAGCATGGAAGAATTTCTGAAGTTTTGGAATCATTTCATAGTATGATAAACAAAGGCTACCGGCCGAATTACGTCACTTTCCTTGCAGTTCTTGCTGCTTGTAGTCGTGGAGGCTTTGTGTCAGAGGCGTGGAATTACTTTTCTTTGATGACAAAGACCTATGGAATTGAACCAAGAGGGCAACATTATGCTGCCATGGCTGATCTTCTTGCCAGAGCTGGGAGATTGCAAGAAGCCTATGACTTTGTTCTTGATGCACCTTGCAAGGAGCACTCTGTTATGTGGGGTGCTTTGGTTGGAGCTTGTAAAGTTCATGAAGATGTAGATTTGATGAAACATGTTGCAGCAAGTTACTTCGAATTGGATCCTAAAAACTCAGGAAAGTTGGTTGTTTTCTCAAATGCTTTTGCCACATCCGGGTTGTGGGACAATGTTGAAGAGATAAGAGCTATGATGAAGAAATCAGGAATGAGTAAAGATCCTGGTTGCAGCagaatagaaattcaaagGGAATTCCATATTTTTGTCAAGGGCGATAAATCTCACAGAGAAACTGAGGAGATTTATAGAACCATTGACAGAATAACTCCAATTTTGAAGGATGCAGGATATATTCCTGAACTATGTGAAAAAACAGTGATAGAGGGATTAAGTTGGTGCTGAACTATACGAAACTGACGTTAAAATGTAGAAATGTCAATTAGAACACTCGTTGAAGTCCAAATTTTTGTAGTTTGAGGTTGTAGCAAGTTCACAATATATCACAATCTGATTAGTTTTGTTGGTTTCGTCCCATATGTTCTCAAAATAACATGATTACTCTGAGATGCACAAAGAGGTCAGGCTCTTGCACTACAAAGTGAAACGTGAAAAGGTGCGAAATTGTGAAGTAGGAGTTAGTTTGATGAGAGTCGTTGCCATGGGGTGAAACCGTGAGCTAACATTTTAACATATATGCAGTCGCAAGGTTTCATACTGCCAACTTGCCCAACTTACAGTAAGTTCTCCTCAATTGCGACTGGGGTGGGAGAAGTACTATAATTCATTCAACATAGAGAATTTCTCGTCGTTGGTGAGTTTACTAAACAAAGAACTGAATTTGATCATCTGTAAAACCagtaaacaatatttaatagACCTATGTTGCAATTCAATTCCAATTCTATATAAACTGTACAACAATCCATGAGATTTCATAGAGACGTTCGGAAATGAAGTTTTATTATCAGTTGTCAATGAAGATAAAGCATCCGCTACATAGTGAGGCTTAGAACAAAAGTACATTATTATGATCTAACTTCCTAACCACAGCTTTCACAATCACATAAAGGTAAGATCAATGGAATCCGACTTCCTAACCACAGCTTTCACAAATCACATAAAGGTAAGATCAA
This DNA window, taken from Cucumis sativus cultivar 9930 chromosome 6, Cucumber_9930_V3, whole genome shotgun sequence, encodes the following:
- the LOC101207883 gene encoding scarecrow-like protein 13, producing MQASQNRQASSMIHEMDPYYLSGFHVLGNHVSPDASSQGNSVNFSSYKDQFFTLESFPATADLSGSNSPSTGSVLSSRSPFSPQGSQSCSSDQHHSFENTCGSPMSGCSVTDEDNDIKHKLKELEISLLGPESDIVDSCYCSFRGGAHRDASVARRNWNQVVEMIPKLNLQDTLIHCAQAIHDSDLNVATLFMDVLGQMVSVSGDPSQRLGAYLLEGLRARLERSGSAIYKSLKCKEPTSSELMSYMSILFQICPYFKFGYTSANAVIREAMVNEPIIHIIDFQIAQGSQYISLIQDLANRPGGPPALLRITGVDDSQSAHARGGGLQIVGQNLAQLAQSKGIPFQFHAAAMSGCDVEHSNLIIQPGEALAVNFPYTLHHMPDESVSTQNHRDRLLRLVKSLSPKVVTIIEQESNTNTSPFLLRFIETLDYYTAMFESIDVARSRDDKQRIRAEQHCVARDIVNMVACEGFERVERHELLGKWRMRMRMAGFTPYTMSPSVTGAVRNMLRDFNENYRLQEVDGAIYLGWKNRAMATASAWR
- the LOC101212529 gene encoding uncharacterized protein LOC101212529, with translation MEGWAMQREKERERRRIRDRERRSSMSIEQRERHLARRRRNYQIRRLKYRNGKTTNPSFSGTNSFKAVSETSIAELDLQQNGLMLVGFNHEQESLNPDSITSSSSEILDPRAEILQGRVRLSHIRRLARSIGIHQMFSQVESTSNCKSEDSSLEYDLNRSSRSLRRVKRLARMMNSSLKPSADESSQHKTTIAGCANY
- the LOC101207635 gene encoding pentatricopeptide repeat-containing protein At4g16470; translated protein: MLKCASPLTRSSFSAVIHLISTSIVPTQLPTVHLPRRHKSEFASPSFQVKPHHKDTSSWDKTLRGLCLTGKLAEAVALLCCMALQFHSKTYCLLLQECIFRKEYMKGKRIHAQMVVVGYVPNEYLNTKLLILYAKSGDLETAYVLHEHLLEKSLVSWNSLIAGYVQKGLAEVGLEFYLKMRQSGLMPDQYTFASVLRACASLASLEHGKRAHGVLIKCQIGDNVVVSSALVDMYFKCSSLSDGHKAFNKSSNRNVITWTALISGYGQHGRISEVLESFHSMINKGYRPNYVTFLAVLAACSRGGFVSEAWNYFSLMTKTYGIEPRGQHYAAMADLLARAGRLQEAYDFVLDAPCKEHSVMWGALVGACKVHEDVDLMKHVAASYFELDPKNSGKLVVFSNAFATSGLWDNVEEIRAMMKKSGMSKDPGCSRIEIQREFHIFVKGDKSHRETEEIYRTIDRITPILKDAGYIPELCEKTVIEGLSWC